The segment CGGCGCGGCGAAATCGACCACATCGAAGCGCCGCTCGCCGCGCATCGCGACCTGCTGCCGATGCGCGACGGCCGTCTCGACGGCGGCGACGTGATGCTGGTCGGCAAGCGCTTCCATATCGGGCTGACGGGCCGTACCGACGCCGACGGCATCGCGGCATTCGCGTCGCTGGTCGCGCCGTATGGCTATACGGTCGTCGCGGTGCCGGTCGGCGAGGGGCTGCACTTGAAGTCGGCCGTCAACTGCGTCGGCGACGACACACTGCTCGTGAACGAGGCGCTGGCCGGGCATGCCGCGTTCGTGGGGTTCCGCAGGATCGTGGTCGCGCCGGCCGACGAGTACGCGGGCAACACGCTGCGCGTGAACGACGCGCTGATCACGCCGGCCGGCTATCCGCGCGTGCATGCCAGCCTCGAACCGCTGGGCCTGCCGCTGCACGTGATCGACACGAGCGAGTTCCGCAAGATGGACGGCGGCCTGACCTGCCTGTCGCTGCGGTTCTGACCGGATGGCAGGCGGTCCGGTTCGGCCGGATAATGGGGCGCGCGTGCGAAGCCGGAGCGGCGGCGCGCGCCAGCCATCACCCGACCGGAGCGAACGCGGATGCCCGACAAGAAGATGCAGCTCGACAAGATCGATCTCCGGATCCTCGACATCCTGCGCAATGACGGACGAATCTCGTACCGGCAGCTGTCGGAGCGCGTGAACCTGACGCCGCGGCCATGCCAGGCTCGCGTGGAGCGGCTCGAGGCGCTGGGGATCATCGCGGGCTACCGCGCGGTGATCCACGCGCCGCGCGACAAGAAGTCGATCGTCGTGCTCGCGCAGATCGTGCTCGCCGATCACGGGCGCTCGCAGACGCCGTTCGAGGAGGAGATGCGCACGAACCCGGCGGTGCTCGACTGCTGGCTCGTCAGCGGCACGTTCGATTTTCTCGTGCGGCTTGCTTGCGAGGATCTCGACGAGTATCGACGGATCGCGAACGCATGGCTCGAGAGCAAGCGCTTCAGGATCGAGAAGATCGTCACGACGGCGGAGCTGCAGGTAATCAAGCGCAGCGGCGTGTAACGCCGAGGGGCGTGTCGCCGCGCACCGCTTCGAATCCGGATCCGCAAGCAGCCGACGCAAAAAGGCAGGCCAGTTAATTTGCATCCCGAATAAAAAAATCGGATCTTCCCAGGGTGAACGACATGGATGCATTGCAAGCGACAGAAGTGGCGGCCGCGCCGTCGACGATGACGCTGAAACGCCGCCTTTCCGCTGTTCGTCGCGATCTGGTGGGGCTATCGGCGATTCTGCAAGAGCCGGCTGGTGCGCTACGAGGGCATGGAGATCGGCCTGTGGCTGAACCGGTCCGTCGAAGCGGTCGACGCGGCGTCCGGTGCGCACGGGGTGAAGCGTTGACCTGACGCAGGATGTCGGGTCGTCCCGACACCGCCGCGTCAGTGCGCTTTCTTCAGGTACGCCTTCATGAAATCGACCCACGCGCGCACTTTCTGCGGCACGTGCCGCGTCGACACGTACAGCGCGTACACGCTTTGCTGCGGAAACCGGTAGCCCGGCAGCGCATCGACCAGCACGCCGCGCGCGAGATCGTCGCGCGCGAGCCATTCCGGCAGCAGCGCGACGCCGCTGCCTTGCCGGGCCAGCTCGCGCAGCACCGACGCGTTGTCCACGACGAGCCGCGGCTTCGCGCTCGGCCGGAACACGTGCTCGCTGCCGTCGCGGCCCACGAGGGGCCACGCGGCGACACGCTCGAGCTGGCTGTGCCCGAGCTGGGGCAGGCGGGCGAGCGCATCGGGCGTATCGATGCGCGCCGCGCCGGCCGTCGCGAGCAGCGCGGGGGACGCGACCGGCCGGACGTCGTAGCTGCCGAGACACACGCCGCGATACGGCAGGTCCGCGAACTGCTCCGCGCGTCCGAGCCGGATCGCGACATCGAAGCGGTCGCGCACCAGATCGACCGGTGACGTATGCGTCTCGAGCCGCACCCGCAGCGCGGGATGCTGTTGCGTGAACGCGTGCAGCGCAGGCGCGACGACCATCGACGCATATTCGACCGTCGACGCCACCCGCAGGCTGCCGTGCATGCCGCCGTGCTCGCCGCGCGCGTCGTCGATCGCGCCTTCGGCTTCGTCGAGCACGCGCAGGCAGCGCGTGTAGAAGCGTTCGCCCGCGTCGGTCAGTTCGACCCGGCGGGTCGTGCGCGTGAGGAGCGTCACGCCCAGTTCGGCTTCGAGCTGCTTGATGTTGAAGCTGACGGCCGCGCGCGCCTGGTTCAGCGCGGCCGCGGCGGCCGTGAACGAGCCCGCTTCGACCACGGCGCGGAAGACGGCGAAGCGATCCAGGCTCACCATGGTTGTGTCGATCTCCGTGCGAAATACGTTATCCGGATCGAAGGGTACCGGGAATGCGCGGTGGCGCGCGCGGATTGTCAAAATTTTTCGACCGGACCGTTCGCGTCGCCGGCCTTATCCGCGTGGCCTTCGGACCTTACACTGCGGCGTTTCGTTCGAGTTCCGCCGACATGTCCGACCGCTCCAGGATCGCCGCCGTCTATCTGCTCGGCTTTGCGATCGATCTCGCCAACATGTTCATGCTCAACGCCGCGTATCCGGCGCTGCAGCGCGAACTGCGCGCGTCGGTTGCGCAGCTCGCCTGGGTCGGCAATGCGTACGTGCTCGGCCTGACCGTCGTGATCCCGCTCGGCGCATGGCTCGCGCGCCGGTTCGGCGAACGGCGGGTGCTGTCGGCGTCGCTGCTGTTGTTCGGATGCGCGAGCCTCGGCGTCGCGCTGTCCGCGTCGATCGGCGCGCTGCTCGCGTGGCGCCTGGTCCAGGGGCTCGGCGGCGGGCTGCTGATTCCGGTCGGGCAGGCGATGGCGTATCGCGCGTACCCGCCGCACGCGCGCGCGCATCTGACGTCGGTCGTGATGATGGTCGCGCTGCTCGTGCCCGCGCTGTCGCCGGCGCTCGGCGGCATCGTCGTCGACCGGGTGTCGTGGCGGGCGATCTTCGCCGGCATGCTGCCGCTCGCCGCCGCGACCTGCGGCCTCGCGTTCGCGTGGCTGCCGCCCGACGGCGTGCGCGCGCGGCCCGAGCCGCTCGACTGGCCGGGCTTCGCCCTAAGCGCCGTGGCGCTCGTCGCGCTGCTGTTCGGCCTGACCTTCGCCGGCCAGCCCGGCGCGGGCCGGCTCGCGATGCCGACGCTCGCGGCCGCGCTCGCCGCCGGAATCGGCTACGTGATGCACGCGCGCCGTGCCGCCGCGCCGTTGCTCGATCTCGGCCTGCTTGCGCAGCCGCTGCTGCGCGTCGGCGTCGTCATCTATCTGTGCGTGCCGGGGGTATTCGCGGGCGTCAACCTCGTCGCCGCGCTGTATCTGCAAAACGGCCTCGGACTGAGCGCCACGCATGCGGGCGCGCTGATGGCGCCGTGGGCGATCGCGTCGTTCGCGGCCATCGCGACGACGCGCCGGGGCTTGCCGCGCTGGGGCGCGAAGCCGCTGTTCGTCGCCGGCATCGCGGTGGACTGCGCGGGCATCGTGCTGCTCGCGACGCCGCTTGCCGCGCTCGAAGCGGGGCGCGTGGCCGCGTTCGCCGCGATGGGGTTCGGCGCCAGCCTGTGCACGAGCACCGCGCAGAGCGCGGCGTTCGTCGACGTGCCGGCGGAGCGCATGGGCGACGCGAGCGCGCTATGGAACCTGAACCGGCAACTGAGCTTCTGTGTCGGCGTCGCGGTGCTCGGCAGCGCGTTCAACGGGCTGCTGTCGCTCGACGCGGGTGGCCCGGCGCTGCTGCCTTACCGGCAGAGCTTCGCGCTCGCGGCAGGGCTGACGTTGATCCCGCTATGGCTCGTCGCGCGGCTTGCAGCACGTCCCGCGACGGTCGCGCAACCGGTTTCCCAACGATCCTGAGGTCATGTCATGAATCTGTCGAATCCCTTTTTCCAGGAAGTCGTCGACGCGCACGTCGACATCGAGTGCTGGCTGTCGGGCGATGCCGAACCGGGCAGGCTCCGGTCGCTGCTCGCCCGTTTCTCGCCGGCGTTTTCGATGGTTGCGCTGACGGGGACGCTGCTCGATCACGCGGGTGTCGAGGCGCTGTTCGCGCGGGGCCACGGCGCGCGTCCCGGCTTGCGGATCGAGATCGACGCGTTGACCGACATTCACACGTCGCGCGATTTCGCCGTGATCGGCTACCGCGAGACGCAGACGGACGGTGAGGGGCGGCGCACGGTCCGTCGTTCGACGGCCGTGTTCGGACGCGACGCGGGCGGGCGCATCGTGTGGCGGCATCTGCAGGAAACGCCGGTCGCGGGGTGAAGCGGACGCGAGCGGGCATCGACCGGTTGCGACGGCGCGAGCAGGCTTGCCGCGCCGTCTTTTTTCGCGGGGCGCGCGGCCCGGCCGCGGGCAACGCGAACCGGGTAATGCTGATACAGGTATTGCCACTACCAGCCAAGCTGCTGTTTTTATTGGGTTTTTTCTCATACGGTGTGCGCCGGAGCGCGATCTGCGTGGCATAATCGACCGCATCCGCAAGGCTTGTAAGTCACAACGACCCCGCATACCCATGGCACAGACTCTCTACGACAAATTGTGGAATACCCACGTAGTCCACACCGAAGACGACGGCACGGCATTGCTCTACATCGACCGTCAGTTGCTGCATGAAGTCACGAGCCCGCAGGCGTTCGAAGGGCTGAAGATCGCGCACCGCCCGGTGTGGCGCATCAGCGCGAACCTGGCCGTGTCGGATCACAACGTGCCGACGACGGACCGCAGCCACGGCATCGCCGATCCGGTCTCGAAGCTGCAGGTCGACACGCTCGACGCGAACTGCGACGCGTTCGGCATCACGCAGTTCAAGATGAACGACCTGCGCCAGGGCATCGTGCACATCATCGGCCCGGAGCAGGGCGCGACGCTGCCCGGCATGACGATCGTGTGCGGCGACTCGCACACGTCGACGCACGGCGCGTTCGGCGCGCTCGCGCACGGCATCGGCACGTCGGAAGTCGAGCACGTGCTCGCGACGCAGACGCTGTTGCAGAAGAAGAGCAAGAACATGCTGGTGAAGGTCGAGGGCTCGCTGCCGCGCGGCTGCACTGCGAAGGACATCGTGCTCGCGATCATCGGCAAGATCGGCACCGCGGGCGGCACCGGCTACGCGATCGAATTCGGCGGCTCGACGATCCGCGCGCTGACGATGGAAGGCCGGATGACGGTCTGCAACATGGCGATCGAAGCGGGCGCGCGCGCCGGCATGGTCGCCGTCGACGCTACGACGATCGACTACCTGAAGGGCCGTCCGTTCGTGCCGACCGGCGCGGAATGGGACCAGGCCGTCGAGTACTGGCGCCAGTTCACGTCGGATGACGGCGCGCAGTTCGACCGCGTCGTCGAGCTGAACGCGGCCGAGATCGTCCCGCAGGTCACGTGGGGCACGTCGCCGGAAATGGTCACGTCGATCGACAGCCGCGTGCCCGATCCGGAACGCGAGAAGGACCCGGTCAAGCGCGACGCGATGGAGCGCGCGCTGGCCTACATGGCGCTCGAGCCGAACACGCCGATCGAGGCGATCAAGGTCGACAAGATCTTCATCGGCTCGTGCACGAACGCGCGCATCGAGGACATCCGCGCGGCCGCATACGTCGTGAAGAAGCTCGGCCGCCGCGTCGCGCCGAACGTACGGCTCGCGATGGTCGTGCCGGGCTCGGGCCTCGTGAAGGCGCAGGCCGAGCACGAAGGGCTCGACAAGGTGTTCACGGACGCCGGCTTCGAATGGCGTGAGCCGGGCTGCTCGATGTGCCTCGCGATGAACGCCGACCGTCTCGAGCCGGGCGAGCGCTGCGCGTCGACGTCGAACCGCAACTTCGAAGGCCGGCAGGGCGCGGGCGGCCGCACGCACCTCGTCAGCCCCGCGATGGCGGCGGCGGCGGCGATCGAAGGCCACTTCGTCGACATTCGCAAGCTGGGGTAACGAGACGGATCATGGAAAAATTCACTGTGCATACCGGCGTCGTGGCGCCGCTCGATCGCGAGAACGTCGACACGGACGCGATCATCCCGAAGCAGTTCCTGAAGTCGATCAAGCGCACCGGCTTCGGCCCGAACGCGTTCGACGAATGGCGTTACCTCGACCACGGCGAGCCGGGCCAGGACAACTCGAAGCGTCCGCTGAACCCGGACTTCGTGCTGAACCAGCCGCGTTACCAGGGCGCGTCGATCCTGCTCGCGCGCAAGAACTTCGGCTGCGGCAGCTCGCGCGAGCATGCGCCGTGGGCGCTGCAGCAGTACGGCTTCCGCGCGATCATCGCGCCGAGCTTCGCGGACATCTTCTACAACAACTGCTTCAAGAACGGCCTGCTGCCGATCGTGCTGACCGAGCAGCAGGTCGATCACCTGTTCAACGAAACGGTCGCGTTCAACGGCTACCAGCTGACGGTGGACCTCGACGCGCAGGTCGTGCGCGCGCCGGACGGCAGCGAATATGCATTCGACGTCGCCGCGTTCCGCAAGTACTGCCTGCTGAACGGTTTCGACGACATCGGCCTCACGCTGCGTCACGCGGACAAGATCCGCCAGTTCGAAGCCGAGCGGCTCGCGAAGCAGCCGTGGCTCAACAACAAGCTGGTCGGCTGACGTCATCCTTCGGGCGGGCGCGCGCCGCGCGTGCGCCGCTCCGCATATACAACCTACCCAGTCAGGAATAACGCATGAAGATTGCAGTGCTGCCCGGCGACGGCATCGGTCCGGAAATCGTCAAGGAAGCGGTGAAGGTGCTGAACGCACTCGGCGAGACGTTCGAGCTCGAGGAAGCGCCGGTCGGCGGCGCGGGCTACGAGGCGAGCGGCCATCCGCTGCCGGACGCGACGCTCAAGCTCGCGAAGGAAGCGGACGCGATCCTGTTCGGCGCGGTCGGCGACTGGAAGTACGACTCGCTCGAGCGCGCGCTGCGCCCCGAGCAGGCGATCCTCGGCCTGCGCAAGCATCTCGAGCTGTTCGCGAACTTCCGCCCGGCGATCTGCTATCCGCAGCTCGTCGATGCGTCGCCGCTCAAAGCCGAACTGGTCGCGGGCCTCGACATCCTGATCGTGCGCGAGCTGAACGGCGACATCTACTTCGGCCAGCCGCGCGGCGTGCGCGCTGCGCCCGACGGCCCGTTCGCCGGTGCGCGCGAGGGCTTCGACACGATGCGCTATTCGGAGCCGGAAGTGCGCCGCATCGCGCACGTCGCGTTCCAGGCTGCGCAGAAGCGCCAGAAGAAACTGACCTCGGTCGACAAGTCGAACGTGCTCGAAACGTCGCAGTTCTGGCGCGACATCATGATCGACGTGTCGAAGGAGTACGCGGACGTCGAACTGTCGCACATGTACGTCGACAACGCGGCGATGCAGCTCGCGAAGGCGCCGAAGCAGTTCGACGTGGTCGTGACCGGCAACATGTTCGGCGACATCCTGTCCGACGAGGCGTCGATGCTGACCGGCTCGATCGGCATGCTGCCGTCGGCGTCGCTCGACAAAAACAACAAGGGCCTGTACGAGCCGTCGCACGGCTCGGCGCCCGACATCGCGGGCAAGGGCATCGCGAACCCGCTCGCGACGATCCTGTCGGCCGCGATGCTGCTGCGCTACTCGCTGAACCGCGCGGAGCAGGCCGATCGCATCGAGCGCGCGGTGAAAAAGGTGCTCGAGCAGGGCTACCGCACCGGCGACATCGCGACGCCGGGCTGCCGGCCGGTCGGCACGGTTGCGATGGGCGACGCGGTGATCGCGGCGCTGCAGGACTGAAGCAGGAAGCGCGAACGGGGCCGGATCGAACGGCCCCGTTCGCGCCCGATTGGCCGTTGTGCGGCCAGACAGGTTTGTGTAGACTCGTGCGATGGCGCTGATTTCCCTGATCTCCCCGGTCCTGAAACCCCACGGCAACACTGCCCGTGCGGTTACGCGCGCCATCGTCATCACGAAAACCATCACCACGAAAACGATCATTAAACGCTGATCGTCCGTCGTGCCCGCCTGTTTCCCCGCGCGGTCACGCCGGGGGCGGAAATGGCGGGGAAGCTCCATTCAAAGGGTTAGTCATGAACGTAGGTCTCGTAGGTTGGCGCGGCATGGTCGGCAGCGTCCTGATGCAGCGCATGCAGGAAGAGGGCGATTTCGACCTGATCGAACCGGTGTTTTTCAGCACCAGCAACTCGGGCGGCAAGGCGCCGTCGTTCGCGAAAAACGAGACTACGCTCAAAGACGCGACCAACGTCGACGAGCTGAAGAAGTGCGACGTCATCATCACGTGCCAGGGCGGCGACTACACGAACGACGTGTTCCCGAAGCTGCGCGCGGCCGGCTGGAACGGCTACTGGATCGACGCGGCGTCGTCGCTGCGGATGAAGGACGACGCGGTCATCGTCCTCGACCCGGTCAACCTCGACGTGATCAAGGACGCGCTCGTCAAGGGCACGAAGAACTTCATCGGCGGCAACTGCACGGTCAGCCTGATGCTGATGGCGCTCGGCGGCCTGTTCCGCGAGAACCTCGTCGACTGGATGACGGCGATGACCTACCAGGCCGCATCGGGCGCGGGCGCGCAGAACATGCGCGAGCTGCTGTCGCAGATGGGCGCGCTGAACGGCGCGGTGCAGGCACAACTCGCCGACCCGGCGTCGGCGATCCTCGACATCGACCGCCGCGTGCTGGCTGCGATGAACAGCGACGCGATGCCGACGAGCCACTTCGGCGTGCCGCTCGCGGGCTCGCTGATTCCGTGGATCGACAAGGATCTCGGCAACGGGATGTCGAAGGAAGAGTGGAAGGGCGGCGCGGAAACCAACAAGATTCTCGGCAAGCCGGCGATGGGCGAGCCGGGCTCGATTCCGGTCGACGGTCTGTGCGTGCGGATCGGCGCGATGCGCTGCCACTCGCAGGCGCTGACGATCAAGCTGAACAAGGACGTGCCGCTCGACGAGATCAACGACATCCTCGCGTCGGCGAACGACTGGGTGAAGGTCGTGCCGAACGAGCGCGACGCGTCGATGCGCGACCTGTCGCCGGCGAAGATCACGGGCACGCTGTCGGTGCCGGTCGGCCGCCTGCGCAAGCTCGCGATGGGCGGCGAATACCTGTCGGCGTTCACCGTCGGCGACCAGCTGCTGTGGGGCGCGGCCGAGCCGCTGCGCCGCATGCTGCGCATCCTGCTCGACAAGTAAGCCCGACAGGGGCATCCGGCCCGCGGGCCGGATGGTCCACGCAACAAACGCGCCGCGCCGGCCGTGACGATGTCTCGGTCCGGCGCGGCGCGTTTTTCATGTGCGCGTCAGCGCATGTTCAGCACCGCCTGGTCGACAGCCTGCTGCGTCTTGATCGTCTGCGCGTTCGCCTGGTAATTGCGCTGCGCGGTGATCAGGTTCACGAGCTGGACCGTCAGGTCGACGTTCGAGTTTTCCAGCGCGCTGCCCTGCAGCACGCCATGGTTCGTGCTGCCCGGCGCGGAGATCTGCGGCACGCCCGACGCGGAGGACTCCGCGTACTGGTTGCCGCCGAGGTTCACGAGGCCGTTCGGGTTGTTGAAGTTCGCGAGCGCGATCTGGCCGAGCACCGCGCTCTTGCCGTTCGAGTAGTTGCCGCTCAGCTTGCCGTCGGCGCCAATCGTGAAGGTCGTCAGCGTGCCGCTCGCGAAGCCGTCCTGCGCGAGGTTGGTCACGCCGTCCTTGCCGCCGTACTGGGTCGTGCCGGTCAGGTCGAGCGTCAGGTTCTGCGGCGTCGTGGAGCCGTCGCTGGTCGTGATCGAGAACGGGAACTTGCCGAGCGACGGGGTCCCCACGCCGCCCGGGGTGGTCGTGCTCAGGATCTGGCCCGTCGGGCTGAACGTCACCTTGCCGAGGTCGGTCGTCGGCTGGCCCTTCACGCCCGCGTACGCTTCCCACTGGCCGGCCGTCGCGCTCTTCACGAAATACATGTCGACCTGCTGCGCACCGCCGAGCGTGTCGTACACCTGGATCGACGTCGAGTAGTTGTACGTCGTGTCGTCCGTCGCGGAGAACGGTGTCTTGGCCGGCACCTTGTCCTGCGAGTTCAGGTTGAACTGGCCGGTGATCTTGGTCGTCACGGTCGGCGCGAGGTTGGTGGTCGGCGCCTGCATCGGCACGGTCGCCGCGGTGTTGATCACGCCGCCCGCGGTCGCGTTATAGCCCATCAGGTTGCGGCCGTGCGAGTCGACGATGAAGCCGTTCTTGTCGCGATGGAACGTGCCGTCGCGCGAATACGTGACCACGCCGTCGTTCGACATCTGGAAGAAGCCGTTGCCGTTGATCGCGACGTCGAGCGCGTTGCCGGTCGTATTGATCGTGCCCTGGCCGAACTGCTGGTCCACCGACGCGAGCCCCGAGCCGATGCCGATCTGGGTGTTGACCGACGTCGCGACCGAGTTCGCGTACATGTCGGAGAAGTGCGCGCGGCTTTGCTTGAAGCCGACCGTGTTCGCGTTCGCGATGTTGTTGCCGATCACGTCGAGATTGTTCGACGCCCCGGCCAACCCGCTTAAGCCCTGCTGATAGCCCATGTTCGGTCCCCGTAACGAGCTGGTAAATGAATGCAGTCGTGCGACTGCGCGGTAAAACTCTCCCTGAAATCTCGTCGCGTCAGTCCGGCCGATCGCAATGGCCGAATTGCGCTGATTCTTATTTGAAGTTGATCGTAATGGCGATCGCTCTCGAATTTGTGCAAATTTGTGTAATGTGGCTGAATTGCAAACGAAAGGTAATTTTTTAGAGAATGGGGAGTCGCTCTGATGGGCTTGAAAGCCTTGCTGGTTGGTGGATTTGATCGGATGAATGGTCAATTCGTCGATTAGAGAGCGGAATTGCCTTCTTATCGATCGATTGAAGTTGTTTTGAATGTGATTTGGGTGTGGCGGCGTAATTTATTTGAGTTTTTGGCCGTGATTTGATTAACGGCAAGCGCGGCGAATTATTGAGAGCGGCGATGACGCTTTATTCTCGGGCTGCGGGTTTTTTGCTGGCGGCTTGGGGCGGCGCGTGCGATGCGGCGCCGGTCGGGCGCGAAATGCCCGGCGCAAAAACGTGAAAGCCCCGAACCGCTTGCGCGGCCGGGGCTTTCTTGCATCGATTCCTTTGGCACGAGGAGAGGATGCGTCGCGAAGTATAAGCCGGTCGATTCGTTCCCGGTGGGAGATTGATGTAGGGAATTGTCGCAATCGATGAAGTTTTGTTTGCGAACCGTTTGGGCGCGGCGTCGTGGCGTTGAGGATGCCGTGGCGGAGCGGGCGATGGCTTCGCAGGCAGGCGGGGCGGCCTCGATTGCGCCGTTGGGCCGTGTCGGGCGACGTCTGAAACGCCGCGTGTGCGCGTGCCCGGCGTGGGGCAACCGGGGACGAATTCGGCCCGAATCCGGGCGCGTGAAGTAAACTACACGGTTACGACGCGCAGACCAGCGGAAAGCGTCGCGTTTTGCGCGGCGCTTTTGCATTTCTGCGGCGACTTTTTTTGACGCTTCCAAACGCGAATCCGAGCCGCGCGCCAGCGTGGCGATAGAGCCAACGATGTCCCGAATTTCCTTGTTTCCGCGTCAGTCCCGTCTGTCGCGCGCCGTGTGCGGCGCGCTGGCAATCCTCGCGCTTGGCGCCGTCGCGCCGGCCTGGGCGGCCGGCGCCAGCGACGCCGCGGCGACCGCCGGCGGCGCTGCCGCGCCGCTCACGATCACGGTCCAGCCGGGCCAGTCCCTCAACGACATCGCGATTGCGGCCACGCAGTCGCACGATCCCGGCGTGATCGCCCGAGCCGGGCGCGCGCTGTTCGACGCGAACCCGCAGGCGTTCATGAAGCGCGATCCGAGCCGCCTGAAGCTCGGCGCGACGCTGACGGTGCCGGCGCTCGATGCGACGGGCGCGGCGCTCGCGTCCGGCGCGCCGGTGGCTTCGGGGGCGACGGCCGCGTCTGCCGGCGCGGCTTCCGCAACGCATCCCGCATCGGCGTCGCATCCGGCGTCGGCGGCGCAGGGCGCGCCCGTGGCATCCGCCGCTCATCCGGCGCAGACTAGCGACGCGCATGCGGCGGCGGCAATGGCAGGCGCATCCGCCGCCGTCGGCGCGTCCGCCGCGCACGGCGCATCCGGGCCTGGCGCCGAACCGGCGTCGCAGCAAGCCGGCGCGAGCGGGCCGCACGTGTGGAGCGGCTCGATCCAGGCCGCGCCGTCGTCCGCCAGTGAAGCGGTTGCGCCGTCGGCGACGGGTGGTCCGGCGGCCGGCTCGCATGCCGCCACGGGCGCGGCGCCGGCGGCGGCTGCGTCGCAGGCGCGTCCGTCCAGTCTGCAGCAGTTGCTCGCACTGAAGAATCGCGTGCTGATGGAACTGCAGAAGCACGGGATCGGCAAGCCGGCCGCGACCGGCGCGGCGGCCGATGCAGGGCGTGCGCAGGCGCCGTCCGCGCCGCGTTCGGCCGCTGGCGACGCAGGCGCTTCCGCCGCTGCGCCGGGAGCCAGCGAGGCCGCGGCGACCGGCAGTGCAGCGAGCGCCGCGCAACCGCAGACGCCGCCGGTGCGTCCGGTCGCGCCGGCGGCGACGACCGGTGCAGCCGGGCAGGTCGACTGGCGCCCGGTTTCCGCGGCCGGCGCGGCAGCGGCGCTGCTGGTGGCCGGTTTCATGTGGCGCAAGCGTCGCAACGCGCGGCGCGACGCTGCCGAGGCGGCGTCCGGCGCCGAGCGCAGCGTTTCCGGCGACGCCGACGTGAAGCCGTCGGTCGTGGAGGAACTGCCGATCCAGCCCGAGACGCCGGTGTCGCGCGATGCGGCGGCCGACGTGCATCTGGCGGCCGCGACCGCCGCGGCGGTGGAGACGGTCGCGGCGCACGAAGCCCGCGACGCGCAGGTGGCGCCGCCGTCCGCCGAGCCTGTCCATGCCGATTCCACGCCGCACGCGCACGAGGCGGGCGAGGTGGCGGAAGCAGCGGACGCCGTCCACGACGAGCAGCCGGCCGACACACTGGCCAATGCCCCGGTCGACCCGCCAGCCGACAAGCCGAGCGAAACACCGGCCGCCCCGGCCGCGGACGCGCAACAAGCGCTCATGCAGAACGCGATTACCGCGCTCGGCAGTCTCGATATGCCGTTGCCGCCGCGCGTGTCGGACGAAGTGCCGCTGCCGGAGTCCGAAGCGGCCCCGACGGCTGGGCTTTTTGACGACGACAAGAGCGCAACTAACGGTCTGTCCGTCCCGCGTCCGCCAATCGGCGCGGTGGATCCGACCCCGGAACACCTTGCCGAGCAGGACGACGAGCCGGAATGGGATGGCGGCGCGACCCTGCACGGCCGTTCGGGCGCGACGTCCTCGGCCGCCGCGTTTGCGCCGCTCGGCGGCGCGCAGTTCGGCGCGCTGAAGCTCGATTTCGATCTCGACCTGCCGGCCGCGCCCGGCGCGGCGCTGCCGGCGCTCACGCCGGACGAGCTGGCGCGCATCGCGCGCAACAAGTTCGAACTCGCCGGCGAGTACGTCGAGCTGGGCGATCTGGCCGGCGCGCGGACGCTGCT is part of the Burkholderia ubonensis subsp. mesacidophila genome and harbors:
- a CDS encoding dimethylarginine dimethylaminohydrolase family protein, whose translation is MQFTQAIVRRPAASCAAGLTTAQLGAPDYDRTLTQFHAYCDTLRKLGVALVELPPLDAFPDAHFVEDVAVVTPEFAVVTRPGAPARRGEIDHIEAPLAAHRDLLPMRDGRLDGGDVMLVGKRFHIGLTGRTDADGIAAFASLVAPYGYTVVAVPVGEGLHLKSAVNCVGDDTLLVNEALAGHAAFVGFRRIVVAPADEYAGNTLRVNDALITPAGYPRVHASLEPLGLPLHVIDTSEFRKMDGGLTCLSLRF
- a CDS encoding Lrp/AsnC family transcriptional regulator is translated as MPDKKMQLDKIDLRILDILRNDGRISYRQLSERVNLTPRPCQARVERLEALGIIAGYRAVIHAPRDKKSIVVLAQIVLADHGRSQTPFEEEMRTNPAVLDCWLVSGTFDFLVRLACEDLDEYRRIANAWLESKRFRIEKIVTTAELQVIKRSGV
- a CDS encoding LysR family transcriptional regulator; translation: MVSLDRFAVFRAVVEAGSFTAAAAALNQARAAVSFNIKQLEAELGVTLLTRTTRRVELTDAGERFYTRCLRVLDEAEGAIDDARGEHGGMHGSLRVASTVEYASMVVAPALHAFTQQHPALRVRLETHTSPVDLVRDRFDVAIRLGRAEQFADLPYRGVCLGSYDVRPVASPALLATAGAARIDTPDALARLPQLGHSQLERVAAWPLVGRDGSEHVFRPSAKPRLVVDNASVLRELARQGSGVALLPEWLARDDLARGVLVDALPGYRFPQQSVYALYVSTRHVPQKVRAWVDFMKAYLKKAH
- a CDS encoding MFS transporter, whose translation is MSDRSRIAAVYLLGFAIDLANMFMLNAAYPALQRELRASVAQLAWVGNAYVLGLTVVIPLGAWLARRFGERRVLSASLLLFGCASLGVALSASIGALLAWRLVQGLGGGLLIPVGQAMAYRAYPPHARAHLTSVVMMVALLVPALSPALGGIVVDRVSWRAIFAGMLPLAAATCGLAFAWLPPDGVRARPEPLDWPGFALSAVALVALLFGLTFAGQPGAGRLAMPTLAAALAAGIGYVMHARRAAAPLLDLGLLAQPLLRVGVVIYLCVPGVFAGVNLVAALYLQNGLGLSATHAGALMAPWAIASFAAIATTRRGLPRWGAKPLFVAGIAVDCAGIVLLATPLAALEAGRVAAFAAMGFGASLCTSTAQSAAFVDVPAERMGDASALWNLNRQLSFCVGVAVLGSAFNGLLSLDAGGPALLPYRQSFALAAGLTLIPLWLVARLAARPATVAQPVSQRS
- a CDS encoding DUF4440 domain-containing protein is translated as MNLSNPFFQEVVDAHVDIECWLSGDAEPGRLRSLLARFSPAFSMVALTGTLLDHAGVEALFARGHGARPGLRIEIDALTDIHTSRDFAVIGYRETQTDGEGRRTVRRSTAVFGRDAGGRIVWRHLQETPVAG
- the leuC gene encoding 3-isopropylmalate dehydratase large subunit, with product MAQTLYDKLWNTHVVHTEDDGTALLYIDRQLLHEVTSPQAFEGLKIAHRPVWRISANLAVSDHNVPTTDRSHGIADPVSKLQVDTLDANCDAFGITQFKMNDLRQGIVHIIGPEQGATLPGMTIVCGDSHTSTHGAFGALAHGIGTSEVEHVLATQTLLQKKSKNMLVKVEGSLPRGCTAKDIVLAIIGKIGTAGGTGYAIEFGGSTIRALTMEGRMTVCNMAIEAGARAGMVAVDATTIDYLKGRPFVPTGAEWDQAVEYWRQFTSDDGAQFDRVVELNAAEIVPQVTWGTSPEMVTSIDSRVPDPEREKDPVKRDAMERALAYMALEPNTPIEAIKVDKIFIGSCTNARIEDIRAAAYVVKKLGRRVAPNVRLAMVVPGSGLVKAQAEHEGLDKVFTDAGFEWREPGCSMCLAMNADRLEPGERCASTSNRNFEGRQGAGGRTHLVSPAMAAAAAIEGHFVDIRKLG
- the leuD gene encoding 3-isopropylmalate dehydratase small subunit — its product is MEKFTVHTGVVAPLDRENVDTDAIIPKQFLKSIKRTGFGPNAFDEWRYLDHGEPGQDNSKRPLNPDFVLNQPRYQGASILLARKNFGCGSSREHAPWALQQYGFRAIIAPSFADIFYNNCFKNGLLPIVLTEQQVDHLFNETVAFNGYQLTVDLDAQVVRAPDGSEYAFDVAAFRKYCLLNGFDDIGLTLRHADKIRQFEAERLAKQPWLNNKLVG